The following proteins are co-located in the Nitrospiraceae bacterium genome:
- a CDS encoding TolC family protein codes for MAVHVQKFLIGVVVTGLALLDSGCAVMPTPLSQDEIQQRVQEDLAQLTHYQEPVARPITLYEAMARALKYNLETRVQGLKEMVAHRQLDLAHYDMLPNVVANAAYNGRSNFAGASSQSLETGQQSLVSSTSSDKNIYTANLALSWDVLDFGLSYVRAEQAANDVLIAEEDKRRVANRVIQDVRSAFWKAVGAERALGRLAFLQDWVTQALGEAHQIRERALADPLSSLQYERELLSAQREIQQLYQELSLSRIHLAELMNLDPGEPYELAVPEHPPLVSKVSEKLEDLEYRALMNRPELRKVDYQKRINAKETKAAILELLPNLNVYMGGNYDSNNFLFHNNWLNYGAKISWNLLNVFRHPVRLQVIDAQEKVLDMQSLALTMALMSQVHVSVAQYHAAMKDAATGKRYLETQMAIAEQVQRAWSLNRLSEHLVIREKMQGLVAELRYESALAKLEMAYANVLAAIGEDPFPTDITGDGVEELAVALQERWEWLERPEVFAQVHPTDAQTQSPTTQSQGAEPQPQKTVSQSQEAVALPQEPEAQHHETEAQPQGEEPQSQETVAQSQKTTTQPQERANP; via the coding sequence ATGGCAGTACACGTTCAAAAATTTCTGATCGGTGTGGTGGTAACGGGATTGGCCCTGCTGGACTCGGGCTGTGCCGTTATGCCCACTCCACTCTCGCAGGACGAAATTCAACAGCGGGTCCAAGAGGACCTGGCTCAACTCACGCACTATCAGGAGCCCGTGGCTCGCCCCATCACGCTGTATGAAGCGATGGCGCGGGCGTTGAAATATAATTTGGAAACGCGGGTGCAGGGATTAAAGGAAATGGTCGCGCATCGCCAACTGGATCTGGCGCATTACGATATGCTGCCAAATGTGGTGGCGAATGCGGCCTATAATGGACGCAGCAACTTTGCGGGAGCGAGCAGCCAGTCGTTAGAAACCGGCCAACAATCCCTCGTGTCCTCCACGTCTTCTGATAAGAATATTTATACGGCCAATTTAGCCTTAAGCTGGGATGTGCTGGATTTCGGACTGTCCTATGTCCGGGCCGAGCAAGCGGCTAACGACGTGCTCATTGCGGAAGAAGATAAACGTCGCGTTGCCAATCGGGTTATTCAGGATGTCCGTTCAGCTTTTTGGAAGGCCGTGGGAGCGGAACGGGCGTTGGGTCGCCTGGCGTTTCTTCAGGATTGGGTGACGCAAGCGCTGGGTGAAGCCCACCAGATCCGGGAACGGGCCCTGGCAGATCCACTCTCTTCACTACAATATGAACGGGAACTCCTGAGCGCGCAACGGGAAATTCAACAGCTGTATCAGGAATTATCACTATCCAGAATTCACCTTGCCGAACTCATGAACCTGGATCCCGGTGAGCCCTATGAATTGGCGGTGCCGGAACATCCACCCCTCGTATCGAAGGTTTCCGAGAAGCTGGAAGATTTGGAATACCGGGCACTCATGAATCGTCCCGAACTGCGAAAGGTCGACTACCAAAAACGTATAAACGCCAAAGAAACCAAAGCCGCCATTCTGGAATTGCTCCCCAACCTTAATGTGTATATGGGGGGCAATTACGATAGCAACAACTTTCTGTTTCATAATAATTGGCTGAATTACGGAGCCAAAATCAGCTGGAATCTGTTGAATGTCTTCCGGCACCCCGTCCGCTTGCAGGTCATTGACGCTCAGGAGAAAGTATTGGACATGCAAAGCCTGGCGTTGACGATGGCTCTGATGAGTCAGGTCCATGTGTCGGTGGCGCAATATCATGCGGCCATGAAGGATGCGGCCACGGGGAAGCGCTACCTCGAGACCCAAATGGCTATTGCCGAACAGGTCCAGCGTGCCTGGTCTCTGAACCGGCTCAGTGAGCATCTGGTCATCCGGGAAAAAATGCAAGGCCTCGTCGCTGAATTACGGTATGAATCGGCACTGGCCAAATTGGAAATGGCCTATGCCAATGTGTTAGCAGCGATCGGAGAAGACCCCTTCCCCACGGACATCACGGGAGACGGGGTCGAAGAACTGGCCGTGGCCTTGCAGGAACGTTGGGAATGGCTTGAACGCCCCGAGGTTTTCGCGCAGGTTCATCCAACTGACGCTCAAACTCAATCGCCAACCACTCAATCCCAAGGGGCCGAGCCTCAACCCCAAAAGACTGTCAGTCAATCCCAAGAGGCCGTCGCGCTACCTCAAGAACCTGAGGCTCAACACCATGAAACTGAGGCGCAACCACAGGGGGAAGAGC
- a CDS encoding DUF4347 domain-containing protein, which translates to MKTLLALEPRILFDGAALVTGAEVAQDQTSQDQSMPGTNTDAANNSGEPMASAHEADWANSLLLAAPTPSDHREMVFIDTWVEDYQTLMNGIHPSAEVILLDAGRDGIEQIAEVLKGRSGIDAIHLIGEGTEAELHLGTAFLTNDSISNHYAALLSQIGQSLSADADLLIYGCSFGRGQAGFSAIQTLAELTGADIAASTDRTGHVSEYANWKLEVATGFIETSVAIGEATQEAWEGVLATFTVTNTNDAGAGSLRQAITDANAAPGTDTIIVPIGTYVLTTGKLDIDDSVIITGAGADTTIIDGNANERVFETKGSITVTMSGLTIQNGRESGNGAGVLVDGSSILNLSDARLTNNDGTGGDGGAFHVHGTLNLNRVLIDNNLADKGAGIYFHGADGGSLTNVTISGNTAVNEGGGIWTENPITIMNSTIAFNTAPIGGGVYDKDGMEITLTNSILHNPGSPNSYGTLISGGTNIDSDGTAGLGDPLDGQDPMLGGLADNGGPTWTHALLAGSPALNAGTTSGAPAVDQRGLTRDAAPDIGTYEYKSSAFVSKNEFMVNAPSGDNEMTSGPLRGAERAVDIAPNGDYVVVWTNGTSNDKVYAKVFDASGNQKVAQFQVNIGGGTNNWTDVAVDDSGNFVITWTQGNDVFMRRFLANGTAVDAGDVMVNTGTANTQQNPSVNMNGNGEFVIAWEGDGGGNEGIFVRQGTFSGGLVGSDITVNTAAAAKDPSVGIDDSGNFVVVWDNGSDVFFQLYNNAGVPQNSGQVDVILQASAGGTAVDMNGDGRFTVAYHATVLDVDVYVRQFDATGNSLFLPKTVNTTTLLSTQTNPSITMDDLGEFIVVWEGTGNQPGQGDGSGVFGQKFNAGGQKIGFEFLINQTTANTQDRASVAMLDRDNFVAVWTGSDGAQTDIFARQYGSTAAPTLDLDVNNSSGASDNDYAFTFTEDDGPTAIADSDTDLADGDSTTFAYVTLSVSGLLDGNAEVLILDGDTFALATDAPGQDTTGGNYHVRVSTAAGTAIVSIIKQGGGTFSEAEVETLIKSIQYQHTNTDAPTDGNRLIEIRVNDGTTDSAAARTTINVDPANDQPVFSGLDNTPIFTEGGAPVVLDSNATITDAELDAANDYNGATLTLARNGGANGDDMFANTGTLNALTESGSLVVGGTTIGTVTTNSAGTLVLTFNGNATTALVNSTLQQIAYANSSNTPPANVQIDFTIDDGNAGGQGSGGAMTNTGSITVTINAVNDPPTLDLDVNDSSGATGNDYTLTFTEGGGLIGIADSDTDVVDPDNTTFAYVKLGVSGLLDGNAETLVLDGDTFTLATAVAGQDTTGGNYHVMLATGAGTATVTITKQGGGTFTEAETETLIQAIQYQHTDTNAPTDGNRLIDVYVNDGTADSAAARTTINVDPVNDPPVAVGDGFIVNEGSTIRLNLSNNDSDPDDGLDLTSITIVSGPTNGTITSINPDGTVDYTHNGSETLSDSFTYTIRDLSGLISNTVTVDVTVTPVNDPPTAIADSFTVNEGSTNTLNLSNNDTDPDDALDLTSITIVSGPANGTITSINPDGTVDYTHNGSETLSDSFTYTIRDVSGATSNPIRVDVTVTPVNDAPVITSDGGSATANISVTTGTAAVTDVHATDAENNPLTYSIVGGVDAALFTIDPATGVLTFITAPDFQAPGDVGADNIYDVIVQVSDGTAVDTQAIAVTVTQANVPPQIFIPPPPDPAPSSDPPPREAGEDTTEDQAPGNGGSLDPGSPGNIPDGGQGSTITGAKNSVTENSPGRHELPAKQEDGARTGLVGIVSDMWSVLRKPLDITGFKDEIRSLLTKSRFLQDLDRVRDNVQEVADTEQTYLASSIAVSTGLSIGYVVWLLRSGVLLTALLSSVPAWQFVNPLLVLDAAGKKKRQQGQKGVDGDSVESLFEKPAASAEMGEEKTGAAAKALRARWFHWNKG; encoded by the coding sequence ATGAAAACTCTGTTAGCACTCGAACCCAGAATCCTCTTTGATGGGGCGGCCCTCGTTACCGGGGCGGAAGTGGCCCAGGACCAGACCTCCCAGGATCAATCTATGCCGGGAACCAATACCGATGCGGCAAATAATTCCGGTGAACCCATGGCCAGTGCCCATGAAGCCGATTGGGCCAACAGTTTGTTACTTGCCGCCCCTACTCCATCCGATCATCGGGAAATGGTCTTCATCGATACGTGGGTTGAGGATTATCAGACCCTCATGAACGGTATCCATCCAAGCGCGGAAGTCATTCTTCTGGATGCGGGGCGGGACGGCATTGAACAAATTGCCGAGGTGCTCAAGGGCCGGAGCGGTATCGACGCCATTCATCTCATCGGGGAAGGCACCGAAGCGGAACTGCATTTGGGCACGGCCTTTCTCACCAACGATTCGATCAGCAATCACTATGCGGCGCTGTTGAGTCAGATCGGACAGAGTTTGTCTGCGGACGCCGATCTGTTGATCTATGGTTGTAGTTTTGGACGCGGTCAGGCCGGTTTCTCGGCGATCCAAACCCTAGCCGAACTGACAGGGGCTGATATTGCCGCGAGCACGGACCGGACCGGGCACGTCAGCGAATATGCCAACTGGAAATTGGAAGTAGCAACCGGGTTCATTGAAACGTCGGTCGCCATTGGCGAAGCCACCCAGGAAGCCTGGGAGGGCGTGTTGGCCACTTTTACCGTGACCAATACCAATGACGCCGGAGCGGGGTCACTCCGACAGGCCATCACCGACGCCAACGCTGCACCCGGAACCGACACCATCATCGTGCCGATCGGCACGTATGTCTTGACCACAGGAAAGCTGGATATTGATGACAGTGTGATCATCACCGGAGCCGGCGCGGATACCACCATCATCGATGGCAACGCGAATGAACGGGTATTTGAAACCAAGGGCAGCATTACGGTCACAATGAGCGGACTGACCATTCAAAATGGACGGGAAAGCGGCAATGGGGCCGGAGTGTTGGTCGATGGCTCCAGCATTTTGAATCTCAGCGATGCCAGGTTAACGAATAACGACGGCACGGGTGGCGACGGCGGCGCTTTTCACGTGCATGGCACGCTGAATCTCAACCGGGTCCTCATTGATAATAATTTGGCCGATAAGGGCGCCGGGATTTATTTTCATGGAGCCGATGGGGGTTCTCTGACCAACGTCACAATCAGTGGCAATACTGCGGTCAACGAAGGAGGCGGGATCTGGACAGAAAATCCGATCACGATCATGAATTCAACCATTGCCTTCAACACAGCACCCATTGGCGGAGGCGTGTATGACAAGGACGGCATGGAGATCACCCTCACCAATTCGATTCTCCATAATCCCGGGTCACCCAACAGTTATGGCACGTTAATCTCGGGTGGGACCAATATCGATAGCGATGGCACGGCGGGATTGGGAGATCCGTTGGACGGCCAGGACCCCATGTTGGGCGGTCTGGCAGACAACGGGGGGCCGACCTGGACCCATGCACTCCTGGCGGGCAGCCCAGCCCTCAACGCGGGCACGACATCCGGCGCACCTGCCGTCGATCAACGGGGATTGACCCGTGATGCCGCACCGGATATCGGCACGTACGAATATAAGTCCTCCGCTTTTGTTTCCAAGAATGAATTCATGGTCAACGCTCCTTCCGGAGACAACGAAATGACGAGCGGCCCGCTGCGCGGGGCCGAGCGGGCGGTGGATATCGCCCCGAACGGTGACTATGTGGTGGTGTGGACGAACGGCACGTCTAACGACAAAGTGTATGCCAAAGTCTTTGACGCCAGCGGCAATCAGAAGGTCGCACAATTTCAAGTCAATATTGGTGGTGGGACCAACAATTGGACAGATGTGGCCGTAGACGACAGCGGGAATTTCGTGATCACCTGGACGCAAGGAAACGATGTGTTCATGCGTCGCTTCCTGGCCAACGGCACCGCCGTCGACGCCGGGGACGTAATGGTCAACACCGGCACTGCTAACACTCAACAAAACCCGTCCGTCAACATGAACGGTAACGGCGAATTCGTAATCGCCTGGGAAGGCGATGGCGGCGGCAACGAGGGGATCTTTGTGCGACAGGGCACCTTTAGCGGTGGGTTGGTCGGCAGCGACATCACCGTCAACACCGCCGCTGCCGCGAAGGACCCGTCTGTGGGGATTGACGATTCGGGAAACTTCGTCGTCGTGTGGGATAACGGGTCGGACGTGTTCTTTCAACTCTACAACAACGCGGGCGTTCCCCAAAACAGCGGTCAGGTTGACGTGATCTTACAGGCCAGCGCCGGCGGGACGGCGGTGGATATGAATGGCGACGGCCGGTTCACGGTAGCCTATCACGCTACCGTTCTGGATGTGGATGTCTACGTCAGGCAATTCGATGCAACGGGCAACTCGCTCTTCCTCCCGAAAACTGTCAACACCACGACACTCTTGAGCACCCAAACCAATCCCTCGATCACCATGGACGATCTCGGTGAATTCATCGTCGTCTGGGAGGGCACCGGCAACCAGCCGGGACAGGGTGACGGTTCGGGGGTCTTCGGTCAAAAGTTCAACGCCGGCGGTCAAAAAATCGGATTCGAATTTTTAATCAATCAAACCACCGCCAACACCCAGGACCGTGCCTCGGTAGCCATGCTGGACCGGGACAACTTCGTGGCCGTGTGGACCGGCAGCGACGGCGCCCAAACCGATATTTTTGCCCGCCAATACGGAAGTACAGCCGCCCCAACGCTGGACCTTGATGTGAATAACAGCAGTGGAGCTTCGGACAATGATTATGCCTTCACCTTTACCGAGGACGACGGCCCCACGGCCATTGCCGACAGCGATACCGATCTGGCGGATGGGGACAGCACAACGTTCGCCTACGTGACCCTGTCCGTCAGCGGCCTGCTGGACGGCAATGCGGAAGTCTTAATCCTCGACGGCGATACCTTTGCCCTGGCTACCGACGCGCCAGGCCAGGACACTACCGGCGGCAACTACCATGTCCGCGTGTCCACGGCCGCCGGTACGGCGATCGTCAGCATCATTAAGCAGGGCGGCGGCACCTTTAGCGAAGCGGAGGTAGAAACGCTCATCAAGTCCATTCAATACCAGCACACGAATACGGACGCTCCCACCGACGGGAACCGGCTGATCGAGATAAGGGTGAACGACGGCACCACGGACAGTGCGGCAGCCCGCACGACCATCAACGTGGATCCTGCCAATGATCAGCCGGTCTTCAGTGGTCTGGACAACACGCCTATCTTTACGGAAGGCGGTGCGCCGGTGGTGCTCGACAGTAATGCCACGATCACCGACGCTGAACTGGATGCCGCCAATGATTACAACGGCGCCACACTCACCTTAGCCCGGAACGGAGGTGCTAACGGCGACGATATGTTCGCCAATACCGGTACTCTCAATGCCTTGACCGAAAGCGGTAGCCTGGTTGTTGGCGGCACGACCATCGGCACCGTCACCACCAACAGCGCCGGCACGCTGGTCTTGACCTTCAACGGCAATGCCACGACCGCACTCGTGAATAGCACGCTGCAACAAATTGCCTATGCCAATAGCAGCAATACGCCGCCCGCCAACGTCCAGATCGACTTCACGATCGACGACGGCAACGCGGGCGGACAAGGCAGCGGTGGCGCGATGACCAATACGGGATCCATCACCGTCACCATCAATGCGGTCAATGACCCACCAACCCTCGATTTGGATGTAAACGACAGTTCCGGGGCCACGGGGAACGACTATACCCTTACATTTACTGAAGGCGGCGGACTGATTGGCATCGCCGACAGCGACACGGATGTGGTCGATCCGGACAATACCACCTTCGCCTATGTGAAACTGGGCGTGAGCGGTCTGCTGGACGGCAATGCCGAGACGCTCGTGCTCGACGGCGACACCTTTACTCTGGCGACCGCCGTGGCCGGACAGGACACCACCGGCGGAAACTATCATGTGATGCTCGCCACCGGGGCCGGAACAGCCACTGTCACCATTACCAAACAAGGAGGCGGGACATTTACCGAGGCCGAGACGGAGACTTTGATCCAGGCGATTCAGTACCAGCACACGGATACGAACGCTCCCACCGATGGAAACCGGTTAATCGACGTCTATGTCAACGACGGCACGGCAGATAGTGCCGCCGCACGAACGACCATCAACGTCGATCCCGTCAATGATCCCCCGGTAGCCGTGGGGGACGGTTTTATCGTCAACGAAGGGTCGACCATCCGGCTGAACCTTTCCAACAATGATAGCGATCCCGATGACGGGTTGGATCTGACCAGCATCACCATTGTCTCTGGCCCCACCAATGGCACCATCACGAGCATCAATCCCGATGGGACGGTGGATTATACTCATAACGGCTCCGAAACCCTCTCTGATAGTTTCACCTATACGATCCGGGATCTTTCCGGGCTCATCTCTAATACGGTCACGGTGGACGTGACCGTGACCCCGGTCAACGATCCCCCCACAGCAATAGCCGACAGCTTCACCGTCAACGAGGGATCCACGAACACGCTGAATCTTTCCAACAATGATACCGACCCGGATGACGCGTTGGATCTGACCAGCATCACGATTGTCTCCGGCCCCGCCAATGGCACCATCACGAGCATTAATCCCGATGGGACGGTGGATTATACTCATAATGGCTCCGAAACCCTCTCTGATAGTTTCACCTATACGATCCGGGATGTCTCCGGCGCCACATCAAATCCCATCAGAGTGGACGTGACCGTGACCCCGGTCAACGATGCCCCCGTCATCACCTCCGATGGAGGAAGTGCCACCGCCAATATTTCCGTGACTACCGGCACTGCGGCGGTGACGGATGTGCATGCCACAGATGCAGAGAACAATCCTCTGACCTACAGCATTGTGGGCGGTGTCGATGCGGCGTTATTCACCATCGATCCTGCGACCGGGGTCCTGACATTCATCACCGCTCCGGATTTCCAGGCACCTGGCGATGTCGGGGCCGATAACATCTATGACGTGATCGTCCAGGTCTCCGATGGCACAGCCGTCGATACGCAGGCCATCGCCGTCACGGTGACCCAAGCCAATGTCCCGCCCCAAATTTTTATTCCCCCGCCACCGGACCCTGCGCCCTCATCCGATCCCCCCCCGAGAGAGGCCGGGGAAGACACTACGGAGGACCAGGCGCCGGGCAATGGGGGCAGTCTTGATCCCGGCTCGCCAGGGAATATCCCTGACGGCGGCCAGGGCTCCACCATCACTGGCGCCAAAAATTCCGTGACGGAGAATTCGCCGGGACGACACGAATTGCCCGCTAAGCAAGAGGATGGAGCACGCACGGGTCTCGTGGGGATAGTGAGTGACATGTGGAGCGTGCTCAGGAAGCCCCTTGATATCACAGGCTTCAAGGATGAAATCCGGTCTTTATTGACGAAGTCGAGATTTCTTCAGGATCTGGATCGCGTCCGCGACAATGTTCAGGAGGTCGCGGACACGGAACAAACCTATTTGGCCTCCAGCATTGCGGTCTCCACCGGATTGTCGATCGGCTATGTCGTCTGGCTCCTGCGTAGCGGGGTGCTATTGACGGCCCTGCTTTCGTCGGTGCCGGCCTGGCAGTTTGTGAATCCCCTGTTGGTGCTGGATGCCGCCGGGAAGAAGAAACGACAACAGGGGCAGAAAGGCGTGGACGGCGATTCGGTGGAGTCCCTGTTTGAGAAACCCGCCGCATCTGCCGAGATGGGTGAGGAGAAGACCGGGGCCGCCGCTAAGGCCCTTCGAGCCCGGTGGTTCCATTGGAATAAGGGATGA
- a CDS encoding response regulator, whose protein sequence is MNILSTKSRLAFGQVSLLISVLLAASLFGLMPDRTGAVRQGRAALAESIAANSTILITQDDVDRLEGILQLVVDRNPDLLSAGLRTESGDWLVTIGDHKNHWQDHHSDYSSNTQVTVAIWEGEDKWGQVELRFTPLIDEGWIGFIMGPQPQLLLFVGLMCFIGFYLYLGKMLKQLDPSQAVPERVRSALDTMAEGLLVLDNKGQIMLANRAFATLLTKMPEALLGQAVGAFPWSDIEGHPLAPGTHPWHIALNSGEAQKNERVRLTLPDGRRLTFMINCSPILGSGAKNVGVLVSFDDVTQLEEAEIELLKSKEEAVAANQAKSAFLANMSHEIRTPMNAILGFTELIKRGYGRDSVETRKHLEIIHSSGKHLLDLINDILDLSKVESGRLEIERVRFNPYLVIMDVVRVLGVRAHEKGIELELKIPDDVPETIIGDPGRIRQIITNLVGNAVKFTERGAVTVTAYAKRVAEDLIQFHIDVADTGIGMNVEATQRIFEDFVQADASVTRKFGGTGLGLAISRKFARALGGDITVDSQPGVGSVFKITLDAGSAREVAWVTPEQALATNESGMMQEHTNWVFPSARILVVDDGPENREFVKVVLEGYGLSIDEAGNGLIGVEMATAGEYDIILMDMQMPEMDGLTATRTLRNRGLQIPILALTANAMKGFEQELFDAGFSDYLTKPIDIDRFLAKLAQFLHGQPVGQSSAQAVLPESSHHHASPIEDSSPIVSKLGSSNPKFANVIARFVGRLGEQLQAMDAAYSNRDMEALAKLAHWLKGAGGTVGFDVLNLPAAELEAAAKAADLAAIEQHLHHLQLLATRIAHGAGGTIEPVGVGVSSACKSTGEGPG, encoded by the coding sequence ATGAACATTCTTTCGACAAAATCTCGTCTGGCTTTCGGCCAGGTCAGTCTCCTTATCAGTGTGTTGCTGGCAGCAAGCTTGTTTGGTCTGATGCCGGACCGAACCGGAGCGGTTCGCCAGGGACGCGCGGCTCTGGCCGAATCCATTGCGGCCAATAGCACGATCCTGATTACCCAGGATGATGTTGACCGCCTGGAGGGGATTTTACAGTTAGTCGTGGACCGTAACCCAGACCTGTTGTCTGCCGGATTGCGAACTGAATCGGGTGATTGGCTTGTCACAATAGGTGACCATAAGAACCATTGGCAGGACCACCATTCGGACTATTCGTCTAATACCCAGGTGACGGTCGCTATCTGGGAAGGGGAAGACAAATGGGGCCAGGTCGAACTACGATTTACACCGTTAATTGACGAAGGCTGGATCGGGTTTATCATGGGCCCACAGCCACAACTCCTGCTATTTGTAGGTCTGATGTGTTTCATCGGATTTTATCTGTATTTGGGAAAAATGTTGAAGCAACTCGATCCCTCACAGGCTGTTCCTGAACGTGTGCGATCCGCTCTGGATACGATGGCAGAAGGGCTCCTAGTGCTCGACAACAAAGGGCAAATCATGCTGGCGAATCGGGCCTTTGCCACGTTGTTAACCAAGATGCCTGAAGCACTCTTGGGACAGGCAGTCGGGGCGTTTCCCTGGTCGGACATCGAAGGCCATCCGTTGGCACCGGGGACACACCCCTGGCATATCGCATTGAATTCGGGAGAGGCGCAAAAGAACGAACGCGTCCGATTGACTCTGCCCGACGGCAGACGGCTGACGTTCATGATTAACTGCTCCCCTATCCTTGGCAGCGGAGCCAAAAATGTCGGGGTCCTGGTCAGCTTTGACGACGTCACCCAATTGGAAGAAGCGGAAATCGAGCTACTGAAGTCCAAAGAGGAGGCCGTGGCGGCCAATCAAGCCAAGAGCGCCTTCCTGGCCAACATGAGTCATGAAATCCGCACGCCGATGAATGCCATCCTGGGTTTCACCGAACTGATTAAACGCGGGTACGGACGTGACTCGGTTGAGACGCGTAAACACCTCGAGATCATCCATTCCAGTGGCAAACATTTGCTTGACCTCATTAACGATATTCTGGATCTCTCGAAGGTCGAGTCGGGGCGCCTGGAGATCGAACGGGTACGATTCAATCCCTACCTTGTGATTATGGATGTCGTCAGGGTTCTGGGTGTGCGGGCTCACGAGAAGGGCATCGAACTCGAGCTCAAGATACCGGATGACGTCCCGGAGACCATTATCGGCGATCCGGGCCGGATTCGCCAGATTATCACCAACCTGGTGGGAAACGCGGTGAAATTTACGGAGCGCGGTGCGGTCACGGTGACTGCATACGCCAAGCGGGTCGCCGAGGACCTGATCCAATTTCATATCGATGTCGCAGACACCGGTATTGGAATGAATGTAGAGGCCACTCAGCGAATTTTTGAAGATTTTGTCCAGGCCGATGCGTCGGTGACCCGAAAATTTGGTGGAACCGGCCTGGGATTAGCTATCAGCCGCAAGTTCGCGCGCGCCCTGGGTGGGGATATTACGGTGGACAGTCAGCCGGGAGTCGGCAGTGTATTCAAGATTACACTGGATGCTGGCAGTGCAAGGGAAGTAGCCTGGGTCACACCCGAGCAGGCCTTAGCGACCAACGAATCGGGCATGATGCAGGAACATACCAACTGGGTCTTTCCATCGGCCAGAATCCTGGTCGTGGACGATGGCCCGGAAAACCGCGAATTCGTGAAGGTGGTCCTGGAGGGTTATGGTCTGAGCATCGACGAAGCGGGGAATGGTCTGATAGGAGTAGAAATGGCTACGGCCGGCGAGTATGACATCATTCTCATGGACATGCAGATGCCCGAGATGGACGGACTTACTGCCACTCGCACGTTACGCAACAGAGGCCTGCAAATCCCCATTCTTGCGCTCACCGCCAACGCCATGAAAGGCTTCGAGCAGGAGTTATTTGATGCCGGATTTTCCGACTATCTCACCAAACCCATCGACATCGACCGGTTCCTGGCTAAATTGGCTCAGTTCCTCCATGGTCAACCGGTCGGTCAATCATCCGCGCAAGCTGTCCTCCCGGAGTCCTCGCACCATCACGCCTCACCGATTGAGGATTCTTCACCCATTGTTTCCAAGTTAGGGTCAAGCAACCCGAAATTCGCCAACGTGATTGCCCGTTTTGTGGGTCGCCTGGGCGAACAACTGCAGGCGATGGATGCTGCCTATTCGAATCGGGATATGGAGGCCCTGGCCAAGTTGGCTCATTGGCTGAAGGGTGCGGGCGGCACAGTAGGGTTTGATGTGTTGAACCTGCCGGCTGCTGAACTGGAAGCCGCAGCCAAGGCTGCCGACCTGGCAGCCATCGAACAGCATCTTCACCACCTACAGCTTCTGGCGACACGAATAGCTCATGGGGCTGGAGGCACCATAGAGCCGGTGGGGGTAGGAGTGTCCTCTGCCTGCAAGTCTACCGGAGAAGGCCCCGGCTGA